A single Lolium perenne isolate Kyuss_39 chromosome 6, Kyuss_2.0, whole genome shotgun sequence DNA region contains:
- the LOC127306681 gene encoding uncharacterized protein — protein MATPAGIGTSSWSLPSPQTLSNPNKPRASGSGSRPRLLHPRRSNKHAVTVSSTGQAEQQSTAAVAAPEAGTSFSVEFLTRDGCRLGISRYPDFAYNAQGGRGVGAGRGAADGTVLVDFDVASLYIPAMSGATTRFLGLPLPPFLKIEILPEALRGTIDRTTGQVDLKFRSRFCFSVGSIYRAPPLFVDTTLTSEESSGAIRRGTGERLDGQGRCKLVGVAVLDPIGDAFMDTFLSLPTECIAYLSATISIVSAS, from the exons ATGGCAACGCCCGCCGGTATCGGCACCTCCTCCTGGAGCCTCCCGTCTCCGCAAACACTCTCAAATCCCAACAAACCTCGCGCCTCTGGCTCCGGCTCACGGCCAAGACTTTTACATCCAAGACGCAGCAACAAACACGCGGTCACGGTATCATCCACCGGCCAAGCCGAGCAGCAATCCACCGCTGCCGTCGCGGCGCCCGAGGCCGGCACGTCCTTCAGCGTCGAGTTCCTGACGCGCGACGGCTGCCGGCTCGGAATCTCCAGGTACCCGGACTTCGCGTACAACGCCCAGGGCGGCCGCGGCGTTGGCGCCGGGCGCGGCGCGGCGGACGGCACGGTGCTCGTCGATTTCGACGTGGCGAGCCTGTACATCCCGGCCATGTCCGGCGCCACCACCAGGTTCCTCGGGCTGCCGCTGCCACCGTTCCTCAAGATCGAAATCTTGCCCGAGGCTCTGCGCGGGACCATCGACCGGACCACTGGTCAG GTTGACCTCAAGTTCAGGTCGAGGTTCTGCTTCTCGGTCGGGAGCATCTACCGGGCGCCGCCCTTGTTCGTCGACACAACGCTGACGTCGGAGGAGTCCAGCGGAGCCATAAGACGCGGGACCGGAGAAAGGCTGGACGGCCAAGGGAGGTGCAAGCTGGTCGGGGTGGCCGTCCTCGACCCCATTGGCGACGCGTTCATGGACACTTTCCTCAGCCTGCCCACCGAGTGCATTGCTTACTTGAGCGCCACCATCTCCATCGTCAGCGCGAGCTGA